Proteins encoded within one genomic window of Micromonospora halotolerans:
- a CDS encoding HAAS signaling domain-containing protein produces MTVTGQEIADYVDRVRAALAALPPAVRDELTEDLPEHLAEVAAEAEGALVDRLGTPEAYAAELRAAAGAEAGAGPGRRRRRLAAAQARAGTQLRALDTQLGPLLGQSSVSEFLRPLRPAWWLLRGWLAALLISALFGEPSGLLPRLDGSVLAGLFLLGGAVLVSVWLGRRSAGFRGWPRQLLQLGTAALLILSFALLVNVDQHASSDQLGSYQEVSVGDRYDSIEDVFVYDQEGRLIRNAQLFDQNGVPIRLGWPTCLSADGTMPPPRNAYPYCPDRAPFGPPAPAAPAPAPATPTVGAPPAPGASATPTPGEGATPAPTVSPSAAPGGSTPAAPAESTPTPAPTR; encoded by the coding sequence ATGACCGTCACTGGGCAGGAGATCGCGGACTACGTCGACCGGGTACGGGCCGCCCTGGCCGCCCTGCCGCCCGCCGTCCGCGACGAGCTCACCGAGGACCTGCCGGAGCACCTCGCCGAGGTGGCCGCCGAGGCCGAGGGCGCCCTCGTCGACCGGCTCGGCACGCCGGAGGCGTACGCGGCGGAGCTGCGCGCCGCCGCCGGTGCCGAGGCGGGAGCCGGTCCGGGTCGCCGGCGCCGGCGACTGGCCGCCGCGCAGGCGCGCGCCGGCACCCAGCTGCGCGCCCTCGACACCCAGCTCGGCCCGCTGCTCGGGCAGTCCTCGGTGAGCGAGTTCCTCCGCCCGCTGCGCCCCGCCTGGTGGCTGCTGCGCGGCTGGCTCGCGGCGCTGCTGATCTCCGCGCTGTTCGGCGAGCCGTCCGGGCTGCTGCCCCGGCTCGACGGCAGCGTGCTGGCCGGGCTCTTCCTGCTCGGCGGTGCCGTGCTCGTCTCGGTCTGGCTGGGGCGCCGCTCGGCCGGCTTCCGGGGCTGGCCCCGGCAGTTGCTGCAGCTGGGCACCGCGGCCCTGCTGATCCTCTCCTTCGCCCTGCTGGTCAACGTCGACCAGCACGCCAGCTCCGACCAGCTCGGCAGCTACCAGGAGGTCTCGGTCGGCGACCGGTACGACTCCATCGAGGATGTCTTCGTCTACGACCAGGAGGGGCGGCTGATCCGCAACGCCCAGCTGTTCGACCAGAACGGCGTGCCGATCCGGCTCGGCTGGCCGACCTGCCTGAGCGCGGACGGCACCATGCCCCCGCCGCGCAACGCCTACCCCTACTGCCCGGACCGGGCGCCCTTCGGGCCGCCGGCCCCGGCCGCACCGGCCCCGGCCCCGGCCACACCGACCGTCGGCGCCCCGCCCGCGCCGGGCGCGAGCGCCACCCCGACGCCGGGCGAAGGTGCCACCCCCGCGCCGACCGTGAGCCCGTCGGCCGCGCCCGGCGGAAGCACGCCGGCCGCGCCCGCCGAGAGCACGCCCACGCCGGCGCCGACCCGCTGA
- a CDS encoding AAA family ATPase, translating to MNDVDRSVPPAEVGRLARAVLDAVGTVVVGKREALELVLAGILAGGHVLLEDLPGLGKTLTARSFAQALGLDFRRLQFTPDLLPADVTGSFLYDQRSGDFSFRAGPVFTNLLLADEINRTPPKTQSALLEAMQEKQVSVEGVTYRLDEPFHVLATANPIEYEGTYPLPEAQLDRFLLRVSFGYPNHDEEWEVLRRRIARRREEAEIKPVVDSGTLRAMQAALEDVVVEDSIGRYIVALTAATREHPSVLVGASPRGSLALLLLSRVRAVLDNRDYVVPEDVKAVAAPALAHRITLRPEMWLRRVDPSFVVGEVLESTPAPASGALPSYAAGPSGR from the coding sequence ATGAACGACGTGGACCGGAGCGTGCCCCCCGCCGAGGTCGGCCGGCTGGCCCGCGCCGTGCTGGACGCGGTCGGCACGGTGGTGGTCGGCAAACGGGAGGCGCTGGAGCTGGTCCTCGCCGGCATCCTGGCCGGCGGCCATGTGCTGCTGGAGGATCTGCCCGGCCTGGGCAAGACACTGACCGCGCGGTCGTTCGCGCAGGCCCTCGGGCTGGACTTCCGCCGCCTGCAGTTCACTCCGGACCTGCTCCCCGCCGACGTCACCGGCTCCTTCCTCTACGACCAGCGCAGCGGCGACTTCTCGTTCCGGGCCGGCCCGGTCTTCACCAACCTGCTGCTCGCCGACGAGATCAACCGGACCCCGCCGAAGACCCAGTCGGCGCTGCTGGAGGCCATGCAGGAGAAGCAGGTCTCGGTGGAGGGCGTCACCTACCGGTTGGACGAGCCGTTCCACGTGCTCGCCACCGCCAACCCGATCGAGTACGAGGGCACCTACCCGCTGCCCGAGGCGCAGCTCGACCGGTTTTTGCTCCGGGTCTCGTTCGGCTACCCGAACCACGACGAGGAGTGGGAGGTGCTGCGCCGGCGGATCGCCCGCCGCCGCGAGGAGGCCGAGATCAAGCCGGTCGTGGACTCCGGCACGCTGCGCGCCATGCAGGCGGCGCTGGAGGACGTGGTCGTCGAGGACTCCATCGGCCGGTACATCGTGGCGCTGACCGCGGCCACTCGGGAGCACCCGTCCGTTCTGGTCGGCGCCTCGCCGCGTGGCTCGCTGGCGCTGCTGCTGCTGTCCCGGGTGCGCGCGGTGCTCGACAACCGGGACTACGTGGTGCCGGAGGACGTCAAGGCCGTGGCGGCGCCCGCGCTGGCCCACCGGATCACCCTGCGGCCGGAGATGTGGCTGCGCCGGGTGGATCCGTCCTTCGTGGTTGGTGAGGTGCTGGAGTCGACGCCCGCCCCGGCCAGCGGCGCGCTGCCCAGCTACGCGGCCGGACCGTCCGGACGCTGA
- a CDS encoding VOC family protein: protein MAVRRIKPNILSNDFEASSRFYRDLIGLDGGHGLDWILFFGGEVREVQLSVMKLDVRAGVHADVSIEVDDLDDVHARCVAAGAEIVYPLTDEPWGLRRFFVRDPNGTIVNVTQHHE, encoded by the coding sequence ATGGCGGTCAGGCGGATCAAACCGAACATCCTCTCCAACGACTTCGAGGCCAGCAGTCGCTTCTACCGGGACCTGATCGGGCTCGACGGCGGTCACGGGCTCGACTGGATCCTGTTCTTCGGCGGCGAGGTCCGTGAGGTCCAGCTCTCCGTGATGAAGCTGGACGTCAGGGCCGGCGTCCACGCCGACGTGTCGATCGAGGTGGACGACCTCGATGACGTGCATGCCCGCTGTGTCGCCGCCGGGGCCGAGATCGTCTACCCGTTGACCGACGAGCCGTGGGGGCTGCGCCGGTTCTTCGTCCGGGATCCGAACGGCACGATCGTCAACGTGACCCAGCACCACGAGTAG
- a CDS encoding dienelactone hydrolase family protein has protein sequence MGEMVSFTGNGGTSEGYLAIPSGGAASPAVIVIQDWWGLVPHVRAVVDRFAEAGFVALAPDFRHGGPASKPSEPRQMLNSTQMDEAASDIAAAAEYLADRPEVAGKVGCAGFCAGASLALWSGTFSERIVATAGFYPRLPWEGMSADWSDYAGKAALVHCSEADGLSAADGVQSVRRAIESAGGTCQTYDYPGTAHAFFNEDRPEHFDQRAAATAWARTLELFRAKLG, from the coding sequence ATGGGCGAGATGGTGAGCTTCACCGGTAACGGGGGGACGAGCGAGGGGTATCTCGCGATACCCTCCGGCGGTGCGGCCAGCCCGGCGGTCATCGTCATCCAGGACTGGTGGGGCCTGGTGCCCCACGTCCGGGCGGTGGTGGACCGCTTCGCCGAGGCCGGTTTCGTCGCGCTCGCGCCCGACTTCCGGCACGGCGGCCCCGCGAGCAAGCCGAGTGAGCCCCGGCAGATGTTGAACAGCACCCAGATGGACGAGGCGGCGAGCGACATCGCGGCCGCGGCGGAATACCTCGCCGACCGGCCCGAGGTCGCCGGCAAGGTGGGCTGCGCGGGGTTCTGCGCCGGCGCCAGCCTGGCGCTCTGGTCCGGCACGTTCTCCGAGCGGATCGTCGCCACCGCCGGCTTCTACCCGCGGCTGCCGTGGGAGGGCATGAGCGCCGACTGGTCCGACTACGCGGGCAAGGCCGCGCTCGTCCACTGCTCGGAGGCGGACGGCCTCTCCGCCGCCGACGGGGTGCAGAGCGTCCGCCGGGCCATCGAGTCCGCCGGCGGCACCTGCCAGACCTACGACTACCCGGGCACCGCGCACGCGTTCTTCAACGAGGACCGGCCCGAGCACTTCGACCAGCGGGCCGCCGCCACCGCCTGGGCCCGCACGCTGGAACTCTTCCGGGCCAAGCTTGGCTGA
- a CDS encoding PadR family transcriptional regulator, which produces MDTTQLLKGVLDLAVLAVLKEEDGYGYDILRRLREAGLEEVGDASVYGTLRRLFAAGLLTTYVVPSESGPHRKYYSLNAAGRDQLTRSGKTWRSFATTMDALLDDRGMAA; this is translated from the coding sequence GTGGATACGACGCAGCTCCTCAAGGGCGTGCTCGACCTGGCCGTTCTCGCCGTGCTCAAGGAGGAGGACGGCTACGGTTACGACATTCTCCGCCGGCTGCGCGAGGCCGGCCTGGAGGAGGTCGGCGACGCCTCGGTCTACGGCACCCTGCGCCGGCTCTTCGCGGCCGGGCTGCTGACCACCTACGTGGTGCCGAGCGAGTCCGGGCCGCACCGCAAGTACTACTCACTCAACGCCGCCGGCCGGGACCAACTCACCCGCTCCGGCAAGACCTGGCGCTCCTTCGCCACCACCATGGACGCACTGCTCGACGATCGGGGGATGGCGGCATGA
- a CDS encoding DUF4129 domain-containing protein, whose translation MDLGVLRRWWPVAAVTLLLAVGAFAAGHSAIGASRIPPAADNIPYVPEYPSAEPAPSITVEPREFGPPTSGGIPGWLVTAAIVLLGAAILAAVGYVLWTVVGGALRRTTRAVPRQRARRTAEGTAREVVAALDAGLVELDDRSTDPRTAVIACWVRLEEAAEEAGVPRRAGDTPTDLVSRLLRGDPAAGVPAIASADVLDGFARVYREARYATHTVDERMRDQARAALRRLRGELTTVATGEVTA comes from the coding sequence ATGGACCTCGGCGTGCTGCGCAGGTGGTGGCCGGTCGCTGCGGTGACCCTGCTGCTCGCCGTCGGCGCGTTCGCGGCCGGGCACTCCGCCATCGGGGCGAGCCGGATCCCGCCCGCCGCCGACAACATCCCTTACGTGCCCGAGTACCCCTCGGCCGAGCCCGCGCCCTCGATCACCGTCGAGCCCCGCGAGTTCGGCCCGCCCACCTCCGGCGGCATCCCCGGCTGGCTCGTCACCGCCGCCATCGTGCTGCTCGGGGCGGCCATCCTGGCCGCGGTCGGGTACGTGCTCTGGACCGTGGTCGGCGGGGCGCTGCGCCGGACGACCCGCGCCGTGCCCCGGCAGCGGGCCCGGCGTACCGCCGAGGGCACCGCCCGCGAGGTGGTGGCCGCACTGGACGCCGGCCTGGTGGAGCTGGACGACCGGTCCACCGATCCGCGCACGGCGGTGATCGCCTGCTGGGTCCGGCTGGAGGAGGCCGCCGAGGAGGCCGGGGTGCCCCGGCGCGCGGGGGACACCCCCACCGACCTGGTCAGCCGGTTGCTGCGCGGCGACCCGGCGGCCGGAGTCCCGGCGATCGCCAGCGCCGACGTGCTCGACGGCTTCGCGCGCGTCTACCGCGAGGCCCGCTACGCCACCCACACCGTCGACGAGCGGATGCGCGACCAGGCCCGGGCCGCCCTGCGCCGGCTGCGCGGCGAGCTGACGACGGTGGCCACCGGTGAGGTGACGGCATGA
- a CDS encoding uracil-DNA glycosylase yields the protein MVARAARATDLADLDGAVSDCFACPRLVVWREEVARVKRAAFRDQDYWGRPVPGLGPADARIGILGLAPAAHGGNRTGRIFTGDRSGDVLFAALHRAGLANQATSVSADDGLTLRDTRIFAAVRCAPPDNKPTPAERDTCAPWLHREVTLIRPTLRVVVALGAFAWAAWWPVLRHVYGQRPPTPRPAFGHGAHWSGTSAPALLGCYHVSQQNTFTGRLTPAMLDDVFARAKDLAGVD from the coding sequence GTGGTCGCCCGCGCCGCGCGGGCGACCGACCTGGCCGATCTCGACGGCGCGGTGAGCGACTGTTTCGCCTGCCCTCGCCTGGTGGTCTGGCGGGAGGAGGTGGCCCGGGTCAAGCGGGCGGCGTTCCGCGACCAGGACTACTGGGGGCGGCCGGTGCCCGGCCTCGGCCCGGCCGACGCACGGATCGGCATCCTCGGCCTGGCGCCCGCCGCGCACGGTGGCAACCGCACCGGCCGGATCTTCACCGGGGACCGCTCCGGCGACGTGCTGTTCGCGGCGCTGCACCGGGCCGGGCTGGCCAACCAGGCGACCAGCGTGTCCGCCGACGACGGCCTCACCCTGCGGGACACCCGCATCTTCGCCGCCGTGCGGTGCGCGCCGCCGGACAACAAGCCCACCCCGGCCGAGCGGGACACCTGCGCACCGTGGCTGCACCGGGAGGTCACGCTCATCCGGCCCACCCTGCGCGTCGTGGTCGCGCTGGGCGCGTTCGCGTGGGCGGCGTGGTGGCCGGTGCTGCGCCACGTGTACGGGCAGCGCCCGCCCACGCCGCGCCCCGCATTCGGCCATGGGGCACACTGGTCCGGCACGTCCGCGCCGGCGCTGCTCGGCTGCTACCACGTCAGCCAGCAGAACACCTTCACCGGACGGCTGACACCAGCGATGTTGGACGACGTGTTCGCCCGGGCGAAGGACCTGGCCGGGGTGGACTGA
- a CDS encoding LysE family translocator produces MSWSSYASFLVFATVLILIPGPDFAVVTRNTLAAGRGRGRWSAIGVTASNAVQGVAAAAGLGALIVRSQPLFQAIRWAGVAYLAYLGVQAWQSAWRGAYPPLAGDAAPAPGQALAGFRQGFLSNVTNPKVLAFYLAVLPQFVGGEAPVGVLLAFALSHAVLGLAYLLVLVAALDRARELLSRRRVRRWLDGLTGVALLGFGARLATERT; encoded by the coding sequence GTGTCGTGGAGCAGCTACGCGTCCTTCCTGGTCTTCGCCACCGTGCTGATCCTCATCCCGGGGCCGGACTTCGCCGTGGTCACCCGCAACACCCTGGCCGCCGGCCGGGGCCGGGGCAGGTGGAGCGCCATCGGCGTGACCGCCTCGAACGCGGTGCAGGGGGTGGCCGCCGCCGCCGGGCTCGGCGCGCTCATCGTCCGCTCCCAACCGCTCTTCCAGGCGATCCGCTGGGCCGGCGTGGCGTACCTGGCGTACCTCGGGGTGCAGGCCTGGCAGTCGGCCTGGCGCGGCGCCTACCCGCCGCTGGCCGGCGACGCCGCTCCCGCTCCCGGGCAGGCCCTGGCCGGGTTTCGGCAGGGCTTCCTGTCCAACGTCACCAACCCGAAGGTGCTGGCGTTCTACCTGGCCGTGCTGCCGCAGTTCGTCGGCGGCGAAGCACCGGTCGGTGTGCTGCTCGCCTTCGCCCTCAGCCACGCCGTGCTCGGCCTCGCGTACCTGCTCGTGCTGGTCGCGGCGCTGGACCGGGCCCGGGAGCTGCTGTCCCGGCGGCGGGTCCGGCGCTGGCTCGACGGGCTCACCGGGGTGGCGCTGCTCGGCTTCGGCGCCCGCCTCGCCACCGAACGCACCTGA